In the genome of bacterium, one region contains:
- a CDS encoding flavodoxin family protein gives MPLIDKQIQLCEESKWDFTDISALFLNCTLKRSPEMSHTEGLIRMSAEIMERNGVIVQSLRPVDHDIATGVYPDMTERGWETDEWPTIYKKVLAADILVITSPIWLGEKSSVCTRVIERLYASSGDLNEAGQYAYYGRVGGCLITGNEDGAKHCAMNILYSLQHLGYVIPPQADACWLGEAGPGPSYLDPGSGGPENDFTNRNTTFMTWNLLHMARMIKDAGGIPAHGNQRSKWEAGCRFDNPNPEYR, from the coding sequence ATGCCCCTGATCGACAAGCAGATTCAACTGTGCGAGGAGAGCAAATGGGACTTTACGGACATCTCGGCCCTGTTTCTTAACTGCACCCTCAAAAGGAGTCCCGAGATGTCCCACACCGAGGGACTCATCCGCATGTCCGCGGAGATCATGGAAAGGAACGGCGTCATCGTCCAGTCCCTGCGTCCGGTGGATCATGACATAGCCACCGGTGTTTACCCGGACATGACGGAGCGCGGGTGGGAGACGGACGAATGGCCCACGATCTACAAGAAGGTCCTGGCCGCCGATATCCTGGTCATTACCTCCCCCATCTGGCTGGGGGAGAAGTCCTCGGTGTGCACCAGGGTCATCGAGCGCCTCTATGCCTCTTCAGGGGACCTCAACGAGGCCGGGCAGTACGCTTACTACGGAAGGGTGGGGGGGTGCCTCATCACAGGCAACGAGGACGGCGCCAAACACTGCGCCATGAACATCCTGTACTCCCTGCAGCACCTGGGCTACGTCATCCCGCCCCAGGCCGACGCGTGCTGGCTGGGTGAGGCCGGTCCCGGCCCCTCCTACCTGGACCCGGGCTCAGGCGGGCCGGAGAATGACTTCACCAACCGCAACACCACCTTCATGACATGGAACCTCCTGCACATGGCCAGGATGATCAAGGACGCCGGCGGGATCCCGGCCCACGGCAACCAGCGGTCCAAGTGGGAGGCCGGGTGCCGCTTCGACAATCCGAATCCGGAATATCGATAA
- the otsB gene encoding trehalose-phosphatase, whose protein sequence is MSHRPLPPPGKKFWEDLKAARSKVLFLDYDGTLAPFRENRREATPYPGVREILEKILESGVCRVVLISGRWTKDLPPLLGLKKLPEIWGSHGLERLFPNGRYEVAALSEEEIRGLAEADGLITEAGLGRHSEQKPGCRALHWRGLDKNARDRLISRIEEKLAPLARKTGLVLKEFDGGLELRAPGRDKGDAVQTVLTEEGPGAACAYLGDDLTDEDAFKALGGRGLGILVREQWRPTAASAWLQPPWELIRFLERWAEVCTGAQGKGPK, encoded by the coding sequence ATGTCTCATAGACCCCTCCCGCCACCCGGGAAAAAATTCTGGGAAGACCTCAAAGCCGCCCGGAGCAAGGTGTTGTTCCTCGACTACGACGGCACCCTGGCCCCCTTCCGGGAGAATCGTCGCGAGGCGACCCCCTACCCTGGAGTCCGGGAGATACTCGAAAAGATTCTGGAGTCCGGCGTGTGCCGGGTGGTCCTCATCAGCGGCCGTTGGACAAAGGATCTGCCGCCTCTCCTGGGGTTGAAAAAACTTCCCGAGATCTGGGGGTCCCATGGCCTCGAACGGCTTTTCCCGAACGGCCGCTACGAGGTGGCTGCCCTGAGCGAGGAAGAGATACGGGGGCTGGCCGAGGCGGATGGCCTGATCACCGAAGCCGGTCTCGGCCGTCACAGCGAGCAGAAACCTGGCTGCCGCGCCCTGCACTGGAGAGGCCTGGACAAAAATGCCCGTGACCGGTTGATCAGCCGTATTGAGGAAAAGCTGGCCCCTCTTGCGCGTAAAACAGGGCTGGTCCTCAAGGAGTTCGACGGAGGCCTGGAGTTGCGCGCACCGGGCCGTGACAAGGGAGACGCCGTCCAAACGGTACTCACCGAGGAAGGGCCCGGCGCCGCGTGTGCCTATCTCGGCGACGACCTGACCGACGAAGACGCCTTTAAGGCACTCGGAGGCCGGGGGCTTGGGATCCTGGTGCGCGAACAGTGGCGGCCGACAGCGGCGTCAGCCTGGCTGCAACCGCCCTGGGAGCTCATACGGTTCCTTGAACGGTGGGCTGAGGTCTGCACCGGCGCACAAGGGAAAGGTCCAAAATAG